GATCGCCGTCACCGTTTCGGGGCTGTCCCACTCTTCGTGCCAGTCGTCGGGCAGACCGGCCGGCGGGGGTGTGTCCGGTTTGAGCGTGCAAGCAATGCCGATGCGCATGGGAGACTGCACAGGCGAGGGGGCGAGCCAGCGAGCTAATCGGAGGAAGCCGGGGGCGAAGCAGCGGGCGGAGAGGGCCTGCGTGCGCGGCGATACCCCTGATAGGCGGACCAGCCATTGACCAGGGCGGCCAGAGCGGCCAGGGCCGCCGCCAGGTAGTAAAAGTCCGCCTTGGGGTTCTCCGGTTGGAGGGCGTAGGCCAAAAGGCCGAGGGCCAGGGCCGCCGCCAGCACGGTCCAGATCACGCCCTGGACGAATTGGCGCCGGGCCGCTTGCGTCTCACCGTTTCCCGATGAACTCATGGCTGCTCCTCCTGCCACCGGGGCCACAGAACCGCTCCCGTCTAGGAGTGGGCGGGATCGGGGACCAGCGGCAGCGGGATGCGCGGCGCGGCTTTGCTGCTGGTGCTGCGTGTGCCGGTGGCTGCGCCTTTGCGCCGGGATTTGCGGCTCGTGGACGCCCGCCGCCGGGCCATCCGCTCGTTCCCCTCCGGCACCAGCACCGACTGGTCCCCTTGCAGCAAGGCACTCACCCCTTGCGTGGCCGTGGGTCGAATCGTCGCCGGCTTGTCCTCCGCTTGATAGCGAATCAGCAGCCCTTCGTAATTGCGCAGCACCACCGCGTCGTCCGACATCGACACCAGATAATTCGGCATCAGCGGAATCTTTCCTCCGCCGTGCGGGCTGTCCACCACATAGGTGGGGATGCCGATGCCGCTGACATGTCCTCGCAGCCCTTCGATGATCTCCAGCCCTTTCCAGATGCTGGTGCGGAAGTGCCCAGCCCCCACCACCGGATCGCAGTGGAACAGATAGTAGGGGCGGACTTTGATCCGAAGCAGGCCGCGGATCAATTCCCGCATGATCGCCAGATCGTCGTTGACTCCACGCAGCAGCACCGTGTGATTGTTGACGGGAATGCCGGCTTTGATCAAGGCCCGGCAGGCCCGGCTCGCCTCCGGCGTGATCTCCCGCGGATGATTGAAATGGGTGTGGACGTACACCTTCTCCGCGGACTCCAGCAGTTCAATCAGTTCCGGATCGAAGAGGCGCTGGGGCAAGGTCACCGGCACGCGCGTGCCGATGCGCACGACATCAACGTGGGGAATCTCCCGCAACTGTTCCAGGTAATAGCGCAGCTTGGGCAGGGGGAGGGTGAGCGGATCGCCGCCGGAGACGATGACATCACGCACCTGGGGATGCCGCCGAATGTAGTCGATCATCCGTTCGTCATTGGGATGGATGGCTTCCCAGCCGCCGCGGGTGAGCGTGGCCCGCTTGCGGGTGCAGAAGCGGCAGTACATCGAGCAGTTCGGCGTGGTCAAAAGCAGCACCCGGTCGGGATAGCGATGGGTGAGGCCGGGCACGGGCGAGTCCTTATCTTCCTCCAGCGGATCGGTCAGGGCGTAGCCGGAGGCCGACTCCGCTTCCTGCGCCGAGGGGACGGATTGCAAACGGATGGGGTCTTGGGGATCGTCCGGATCGATGAGGGAGAAGTAGTAGGGCGGGATGGCCATTTTGTAGTCGCCTTCCAGGCGGCCAATGGCTTCGAGTTCCTCCCGGCTGAGGCGGAGCAGGCGGCGCAACTGCCGCACCGAACGGATGGCATGCTGCATCTGCCAGCGCCAGTCCTGCCATTGCTCTTCCGGGACATCGTGCCAGGTGGGATGGCGCCGCGGACGACTCGGAGGTTCCTCTTCCTCGGACGCCAGCGCGGGCGTAGGAACGGCCGGAGCCAACGAACGGCGAGCATCAAGCTCGAACATACAGACGCGGACCTCGTCGGGTCGGGAGATTCCGCCTCGTGCCCCCAATGGCACCGAGCAGGCGGGAGCGACTCAGCGTTGCATCACGCATATCACGAGTCGGCTTCATAAGATGAAATCTTAACACCGACTGCGCCGGAAACAAGTTGCTCTCACCGTTCGGAAGCCAAGAAATTGCCAAATTGTTCCGTCTGCGCCGTTGAGAGCATCCGCTCCGCCCGCCTCCCCACCGCCCTCCCCCTTGCCAGCGTCCACTTCAGCCTACCCTCCGCCCTTCACACCCTCCGCGCCTCGTGACACCCGCAACGCTCCCCACCTGCCGCCCTCCGTTGCAGTCCCGCCCCTCAGCGCGCCCCGTACAATGGAGGCAGCAGGAGGACCCCGCGAGGACAAACCCATGCCCCGGAATCGGGTTGAAATCAAAAGCCTTTACTACATCACGCACCTGGACAATGTCTCCTCGATCCTGGAGAAAGGTATCCTGTCCCACAGCCGTGTTGCCACCGAAGGCGTGCCGTTCACACCGATCTTCACACCGATCTACGACGCCAGCATCGTCAGCAACCGCCAGCACAGAATGACCCCCGACGGCCGAAGTCTCTGGGAGTACGCCAACTTGTACTTCCAGCCCCGCAATCCCATGATGTACCGCGTCGTCTACGAGAAAGGCGCTGACTATCTCGCCGTCCTCGGCGTCAAGCCGAAGTCCTCCACCTGCCCCACATCTGGATAACCGACGGCAACGCTGCCAGCGAACTGACACAATTCTTCCCTGCCTCGGACGGCCGGAAGATCATCCAAAACCAGTGGTCCATCCTCCAGGCCGACTACTGGAAAAAAGAGGATGGCTCGAAACGCAAAATCATGGCCGAGTGCCTCGTGCCGGAACAGATCGACCCCTCCTCGATCCACACCATCTACGTCGCCAGCCATCAGGTGAAAAAGCAACTCGAAAGCCACATCCGCCCTGCGAAAATCCCCGTCGTCCCCGAACCGAATCTGTTCTTCCAGCCCGACTTCAAGAGACGAATCGGAAACAACATCTCCCTGGTCGAGGGAGATATGTTCTTCTCCACCATGCAAACGCTCACGGTGAGCGTGAACCTCCAGGGTATCATGGGCAAAGGATTGGCCTCGCGCGCCAAGTATCAGTTCCCCGACGTCTACGTTTACTACCAGGACTGTTGCCGAACGCGGCGCTTGGCGGCGGGCAAACCCTGCCTCTACAAGCGGGAAAGCTCCCTGGACGAAGACCTGGCCGATCTCTCCACCCCCCAGGACATCCCCAATGCCATCAAATGGTTCCTGCTCTTTGCCACCAAGCGGAGATGGCGCGACAATTCTCGAATCGAAGACATCGAAGCCGGCCTCGCTTGGTTCCGCGATCACTTCCGGGCAGAAGGGGTGAAGTCTGTCGCCTTCCCGGCCCTCGGTTGCGGCTTGGGAGGACTCCGCTGGGAACAGGTCGGACCGTTGATGTGTCGGTACCTCCACGATCTCGGCATCGACGTCGCCATCTACCTGCCCCGCGAACGCGAAATCGACGAGCAATACCTCAGCGAAAAATACCTGCTCGGCGAGTGAAACGGGAAATGAACGGCTCCGGCACCGAGCGTTCCCGTATGACTGTACCCTGTCACTTCCGAAAATTGGCTATTTGACAATCCGAGGTTTACTGTTCACAAAATCATTTCTACATTTGTTCTCACCCCGCCGCCTCATAGACGACCTTACACTGCCGCAGATACGGCGAATTCCGCAACGCCTCCTGACCTTCAGTGCTAATCGTATTGTCCTATAGGCCCAAAAGGCCAAGTTCTGCAGGTAGGGCGATTGCGCCAACGCCTTCGCGCCAGCGTCGCCGACCTGATTCCCAATCAGGTCCAGTATCATGTGTTGCACCTGAAGATGAATGAACTCGGCTCGCGCCGGGGCGCCATTTTCTTCGAGAAAATCGGCCAGAATTAGACGGGGCAACGGGTCCAATGGCTGTTTGGCGATCTGACGCAATAGTGTCAGTGCAGTGGACCCAAACCGTCCCCACCACGGCTCCACCACAAACGGCTCCGGCACCTCACGCTCCCGCATGGCCCTGCGTCCTTCGCAAGTTTTTCATCCCAGATGAGCTGGTTCATTCCGTCTGGAGGTTGTTTGGATTATATCCTCTTCCGGTTTTCCTGCCTGTCGAGTTTTGCGGCGGATCGGAGGAGGGGGACGGCCGGTGACGCCGGGCTGTCCATGCTTGGGGGTGGACAAGTTTTGGCAGCGGCGGTTTCGGTTGGCCAGCTACTTCCTGAGGCGAGTGTCTCGACAAAGCCGGCGGCGGACGGCATCATAGAAGACAGCCTGTCCCGGCGGGGACAGTTTTTCTGGCTAGGGGAGGAAGGAAGCGATGAGGTACGAGCATGAGGTTGGGGCCAGGCGGCGGGGGCGGCGTGCCGGTGGGGGGACTTGGGTCTGGGGTCTGGCAGTCGCCGGGCTGCTGGCGGCGGCTGCGCCGGTGTTAGCAGGAGGGGAAGCGGCGGCGAGCGCGGCCCAGCGGCCGAACATCCTCTTCTTTTTCGCAGACGATTGGGGCCGGTATGCTTCGGTGTATGCCGCCCACGAAGCAGCGCCGGCGGGCTTGTGCCAGGTGCTGCGCACGCCGAACATCGACGCGGTGGCGCGTCGGGGGGTAGTCTTCCGCCATGCTTTTGTGCCGGCGCCGTCCTGCACGCCGTGCCGCAGTTCCCTGCTGACGGGCCGATACTTTTTCCAGACCGGACGAGCCGCCATACTGCAAGGGGCGCAATGGGAGGAAAGCTTGCCGGCGGTGCCGTTGCTGTTGCGTGAGGCGGGGTACACGATCGGCAAGACGGGGAAGGTGTGGAGTCCGGGCACGCCCGCGGATGCCCCCTTTGGCGGGCAGCGCTTCGCCTATCAGCAAGCGGGGATGGCCTTCCAGCGCTTCTCTCAGCAGGCGATGCAGGCGGTGGAACAAGGGGCGAGCGTGGAACAGGCCAAGGCGCGGCTGCTCCAGCAGGCGGACGAAAACTTTGCGGCGTTTTTGCGGCAGCGCCAGGCGGGGGAGCCGTTTTTCTACTGGTTCGGCCCGACGAACACGCACCGCTCCTGGGCCCGCGGCTCCGGGAAAAAGCTCTGGGGCATCGACCCGGACGCGCTGCAAGGCCGCCTGCCGCCGTTTCTGCCCGATGTGCCGGAAGTCCGGGAGGACCTGGCGGACTACCTGGGGGAAGTGCAGGCGCTCGATAGCCTGCTCGGTGTTCTGCTGAAGCGGCTGGAACAAGCCGGGGAGGCGGAGCGGACCATCGTGGTGCTCAGCGGCGATCACGGCGGGCCGGGCTTCCCCCGTGGCAAATGCAACCTTTACGACTTCGGCACGGCGGTGGCCCTGATCGTCGCCGGCCCCGGCATCCCCGGCGGGCGGACCGTCGATGACTTCGTCAACCTCATGGACCTGGCCCCGACATTTCTCGAGCTCGGCGGCGTGCCCGTGCCCAAAGGCACCGCGGGACGCTCCCTGCTGCCCATCCTGCGCAGCGACCGTAGCGGGCAGGTCGATCCCAGCCGCACCTGGGTCATCACCGGTCGGGAGCGCCACGTGGCCGATGCCCGCGCCGGCAACCGGCCCTATCCCCAACGGGCTTTGCGCACACGGGAGTGGCTCTACATTCGCAACTACGCACCGGACCGCTGGCCGATGGGCGACCCCAAAGCCGCCGCCCGCACCCCCCTGCCCTCCTGGGACGTGCTCGCCAACGACACCTTCGCCGCCTTCGCTGACCTCGACGCCGGACCCACCAAAGCCTGGCTCATCCTCCACGGCCACGAGGAACGCTGGCAACCCTTCTTCCGCCTCGCCTTCGACAAACGGCCCGCCGAGGAACTCTACGACCTCCGCCACGACCCCTACCAGATGAAAAACCTGGCCCAGGACCCCCGCTACGACGCCCCACGGCACAAGCTAGCCCAGGAACTCGAACGCCGCCTGCGCGCAGCGGACGACCCCCGCCTCGTGGAAGCCGACTGCCGCTTTGAACGCCCCCCCTTCACGGACCCCGCCCCGCCTCCCAAGAAGAAAAAGTAGAGCGCCGTCTGCCTCCAAGGGAACGTTCGCCATGCTGGAAGTGAACGCCGCCCAACAGATCGTCCTGGCTGCTGTCAAACCGCTGTCGCCGACCCGCGAACCCCTGGACCGCCGCCTGCTGGGCCGCCTCCTGGCCGAAGAAATCATCGCCCCGCAGGACAGTCCCGCCTGCGACAAATCCCTGCGCGATGGCTACGCCGTCCGTGCCGCCGACTGCCCGTCAGCCGGAACCGTCCTCCAGGTGATCGGCGAGATCGCCGCCGGTGCTGCGCCGGGAGCAGGGATCGGACCAGGCCAGTGCCAGCGGATTTTCACCGGTGCCCCCCTGCCCGCCGGGGCGGACGCCGTCGTCATGCAGGAAGACGTCGAACTGCTCCCCACCGGCCACATCCGCCTGCGCCAGGGACCCGTCCGCCCCGGCCAGTGGGTCTATCCCCGCGGTCAGGAAATGCACGCCGGCGAAGCCATCCTCACCCCTGACACCCGCCTGACACCCGCCGCCCTGGGCGTGCTCGCTAGCCTCGGCCGTGCGTCCGTACAGGTCATCGCCGCCCCCCGCGTCGGCATCGTCGCCACCGGCAATGAACTGCTCGCTCCCGGCCAGCCGGGGACCCCAGGGAAAATCTACAACAGCAACGGCCCCCTCCTCTCCGCCCTCCTCGCCGCACTGCCCCTCGAATCCATCGACTTCGGCATCCTCCCGGACGA
This window of the Thermogemmata fonticola genome carries:
- a CDS encoding TIGR02996 domain-containing protein, translating into MREREVPEPFVVEPWWGRFGSTALTLLRQIAKQPLDPLPRLILADFLEENGAPARAEFIHLQVQHMILDLIGNQVGDAGAKALAQSPYLQNLAFWAYRTIRLALKVRRRCGIRRICGSVRSSMRRRGENKCRNDFVNSKPRIVK
- a CDS encoding molybdopterin molybdotransferase MoeA produces the protein MLEVNAAQQIVLAAVKPLSPTREPLDRRLLGRLLAEEIIAPQDSPACDKSLRDGYAVRAADCPSAGTVLQVIGEIAAGAAPGAGIGPGQCQRIFTGAPLPAGADAVVMQEDVELLPTGHIRLRQGPVRPGQWVYPRGQEMHAGEAILTPDTRLTPAALGVLASLGRASVQVIAAPRVGIVATGNELLAPGQPGTPGKIYNSNGPLLSALLAALPLESIDFGILPDEEAPLRAGLERMLQQCHAIVIAGGMSVGDYDLVPRTLRTLGLDEHIRQVRMKPGKPFLFGRCGDRLVFGLPGNPVSAFVCCQLFVLPALRRLLGYAEADCYPPVLPARFREAFAASNDRPTYHPARYELRPTELLVKPLPWSGAPDLRALLAANALLLLPPGDVRYAPTDPASFIPLDRT
- a CDS encoding sulfatase family protein encodes the protein MRYEHEVGARRRGRRAGGGTWVWGLAVAGLLAAAAPVLAGGEAAASAAQRPNILFFFADDWGRYASVYAAHEAAPAGLCQVLRTPNIDAVARRGVVFRHAFVPAPSCTPCRSSLLTGRYFFQTGRAAILQGAQWEESLPAVPLLLREAGYTIGKTGKVWSPGTPADAPFGGQRFAYQQAGMAFQRFSQQAMQAVEQGASVEQAKARLLQQADENFAAFLRQRQAGEPFFYWFGPTNTHRSWARGSGKKLWGIDPDALQGRLPPFLPDVPEVREDLADYLGEVQALDSLLGVLLKRLEQAGEAERTIVVLSGDHGGPGFPRGKCNLYDFGTAVALIVAGPGIPGGRTVDDFVNLMDLAPTFLELGGVPVPKGTAGRSLLPILRSDRSGQVDPSRTWVITGRERHVADARAGNRPYPQRALRTREWLYIRNYAPDRWPMGDPKAAARTPLPSWDVLANDTFAAFADLDAGPTKAWLILHGHEERWQPFFRLAFDKRPAEELYDLRHDPYQMKNLAQDPRYDAPRHKLAQELERRLRAADDPRLVEADCRFERPPFTDPAPPPKKKK
- a CDS encoding twin-arginine translocation signal domain-containing protein; translation: MSSSGNGETQAARRQFVQGVIWTVLAAALALGLLAYALQPENPKADFYYLAAALAALAALVNGWSAYQGYRRARRPSPPAASPPASSD
- a CDS encoding macro domain-containing protein — its product is MGKGLASRAKYQFPDVYVYYQDCCRTRRLAAGKPCLYKRESSLDEDLADLSTPQDIPNAIKWFLLFATKRRWRDNSRIEDIEAGLAWFRDHFRAEGVKSVAFPALGCGLGGLRWEQVGPLMCRYLHDLGIDVAIYLPREREIDEQYLSEKYLLGE
- a CDS encoding KamA family radical SAM protein, which translates into the protein MFELDARRSLAPAVPTPALASEEEEPPSRPRRHPTWHDVPEEQWQDWRWQMQHAIRSVRQLRRLLRLSREELEAIGRLEGDYKMAIPPYYFSLIDPDDPQDPIRLQSVPSAQEAESASGYALTDPLEEDKDSPVPGLTHRYPDRVLLLTTPNCSMYCRFCTRKRATLTRGGWEAIHPNDERMIDYIRRHPQVRDVIVSGGDPLTLPLPKLRYYLEQLREIPHVDVVRIGTRVPVTLPQRLFDPELIELLESAEKVYVHTHFNHPREITPEASRACRALIKAGIPVNNHTVLLRGVNDDLAIMRELIRGLLRIKVRPYYLFHCDPVVGAGHFRTSIWKGLEIIEGLRGHVSGIGIPTYVVDSPHGGGKIPLMPNYLVSMSDDAVVLRNYEGLLIRYQAEDKPATIRPTATQGVSALLQGDQSVLVPEGNERMARRRASTSRKSRRKGAATGTRSTSSKAAPRIPLPLVPDPAHS